In one window of Aceticella autotrophica DNA:
- a CDS encoding L-threonylcarbamoyladenylate synthase → MKYKRLYKVVSGNMKKEMFEVENEVLSYVESLKGINDELYRKILIGPTQEDNVKKAVEVLAWGGIVIFYSSATYGLAANAWDKGAIDKIYRIKKRDKNKPLSILTNKNKYKNITNLETDEQKVVEALIDKFCPGYVGIICNKKKDMIPNYVNAGFETINIVCMDMASAMLAEKADFPIAVTSANHSGETPITNALQALECFKEEELIDLFLLGPKSQMGVNTTLVKVTDIKNLEIIRPGPVAGEEIIRVAKKALTS, encoded by the coding sequence ATGAAATATAAAAGACTTTATAAGGTGGTAAGTGGTAATATGAAAAAAGAAATGTTTGAAGTAGAAAATGAAGTATTAAGTTATGTAGAATCCTTGAAAGGAATCAATGATGAACTTTACAGGAAGATTCTCATTGGACCTACTCAAGAAGATAATGTAAAAAAAGCAGTAGAGGTACTTGCTTGGGGAGGGATTGTGATCTTTTATAGCAGTGCTACCTATGGATTGGCAGCTAACGCCTGGGATAAAGGTGCTATAGATAAGATATATAGAATAAAGAAGAGAGACAAAAACAAGCCACTTTCTATACTAACCAATAAAAATAAGTATAAAAATATTACTAATCTGGAAACTGACGAGCAAAAAGTTGTAGAAGCTTTAATAGACAAGTTCTGTCCAGGATATGTGGGTATAATATGCAATAAAAAGAAGGATATGATACCTAATTATGTAAATGCGGGCTTTGAGACTATAAACATTGTTTGCATGGATATGGCTTCTGCAATGCTTGCAGAAAAGGCTGATTTTCCAATAGCTGTGACATCTGCCAATCATTCAGGGGAAACGCCTATTACAAATGCTCTCCAAGCCTTGGAGTGTTTTAAAGAGGAAGAGCTTATTGATTTGTTTTTGTTAGGACCAAAGAGCCAAATGGGTGTAAATACTACTTTAGTAAAAGTAACAGATATAAAAAATCTTGAAATAATAAGGCCGGGACCTGTAGCAGGGGAAGAAATTATTCGGGTTGCAAAGAAAGCTTTAACAAGCTGA
- the nadA gene encoding quinolinate synthase NadA, translating to MGNNIVDKIYSLKQMRNAIILSHFYERPEIQDIGDFVGDSLELSRKAASTNADVIVFCGVHFMAETASILSPDKKVLLPNKSAGCPMADMAAYEEVKKLKERYPNAVVVSYINTTADVKTISDICCTSANAVKVINSIPLNKEIIFVPDKNLGNYVSKETGRKLILWQGYCNTHDRLTAEEVLLTKERYPYAKVVAHPECREEVIQLADGVFSTSGIIKYVGESEAKEFIICTEEGIIHQLEIRYPNKVFILPSNKLICPDMKKITLEDVFYSLENLRPEVKISDEVREKAIIPIKRMLDIK from the coding sequence ATGGGAAATAATATTGTAGATAAAATTTATAGTTTGAAACAAATGCGAAATGCAATAATATTGAGCCATTTTTATGAAAGACCGGAAATACAAGATATTGGGGATTTTGTTGGCGATTCGTTAGAATTATCAAGGAAAGCAGCAAGTACAAATGCTGATGTAATTGTTTTCTGCGGGGTACATTTCATGGCAGAAACTGCAAGTATCCTTTCTCCTGATAAGAAAGTCCTCTTGCCTAATAAATCTGCCGGCTGTCCAATGGCAGATATGGCAGCTTATGAAGAGGTTAAAAAATTAAAGGAAAGGTATCCGAATGCAGTTGTTGTAAGTTATATAAATACAACTGCAGATGTAAAAACTATAAGTGATATATGCTGTACATCGGCAAATGCAGTTAAAGTAATAAATTCAATTCCGTTAAATAAAGAAATCATCTTTGTTCCGGATAAAAATCTTGGAAATTATGTATCAAAAGAAACAGGCAGAAAGCTTATTTTGTGGCAGGGATACTGCAATACACATGACAGATTGACGGCAGAGGAAGTTTTATTAACAAAGGAAAGATATCCTTATGCAAAGGTTGTTGCACATCCTGAATGCAGAGAAGAAGTAATACAGCTTGCAGACGGTGTCTTTTCAACATCTGGTATAATTAAATATGTTGGCGAAAGTGAAGCAAAAGAATTCATTATATGTACAGAGGAAGGTATAATACATCAACTTGAAATAAGATATCCTAATAAGGTATTTATACTGCCTTCAAATAAGCTTATATGTCCTGATATGAAAAAAATAACACTTGAGGATGTTTTTTATTCCCTTGAAAACTTAAGACCGGAAGTTAAAATATCTGATGAAGTAAGGGAAAAGGCAATCATTCCAATAAAAAGGATGCTTGATATAAAATGA
- the nadB gene encoding L-aspartate oxidase — protein sequence MKYSVNFNSEELEDRYSDYVIIGSGIAGLNAAYLAKDLGKVTLITKGKLTDSNSTLAQGGIACVVSTFDSFDSHIKDTLYAGAGLCDVESVEVLVKEAPENINRLIEIGIKFDRKNDALDLAREGVHSFNRILHIGDYTGKGVIEGFLDVKNGIDICEDTILLDLLVKDNTVKGVLVKDLIKNQIYIIWAKIVILASGGAGNIFLNTTNPSVTTGDGIAIAARHGAVLKDMEFMQFHPTVLYSENGERFLISEAVRGEGGILRNSRGEVFMPKYHKLGDLAPRDIVTRAILEEIEKSDKPYVYLDVTQIGEKEFSEHFPSIYKKCIELRIDISKDYIPVSPAAHYYMGGIMTDINGKTSINKLYACGECACTGVHGANRLASNSLLEGLVFSTRAVKDSSKYINEDFKKDVFKENGKIEKEINTEGIKHELKQMMEENAGIIRSEESLKTMLHWIMLHKDILNINAVSREKNEILCLYSISKYLVMAAILRKESRGSHYRIDYPEKKEEYRKHILIKGDELYFDRQICSKEVDR from the coding sequence ATGAAATATTCAGTTAATTTTAATTCAGAGGAACTTGAGGATAGATATAGTGATTATGTGATAATAGGAAGCGGAATTGCAGGACTTAATGCAGCATATCTTGCAAAGGATTTAGGTAAAGTAACCCTCATAACAAAGGGAAAATTGACAGACTCTAATTCAACCCTTGCGCAGGGTGGTATTGCTTGTGTTGTATCAACTTTTGACAGCTTTGATTCACATATTAAGGATACGTTGTATGCCGGTGCTGGCTTATGTGATGTTGAAAGTGTAGAAGTGCTTGTAAAAGAGGCACCCGAAAATATAAATAGATTGATAGAAATCGGTATCAAATTTGACAGAAAAAATGATGCTTTGGACCTTGCAAGAGAAGGAGTACACTCTTTTAATAGAATTCTACATATAGGTGATTATACAGGTAAAGGAGTTATTGAAGGTTTTTTAGATGTAAAAAACGGTATTGATATATGTGAGGATACAATCTTGCTTGATTTGCTTGTTAAAGATAATACAGTTAAGGGTGTCCTTGTTAAAGACCTAATAAAAAACCAGATTTATATTATATGGGCAAAAATTGTTATACTTGCATCAGGCGGAGCAGGTAATATATTTCTAAACACAACAAATCCTTCTGTTACAACCGGTGACGGGATAGCTATTGCTGCAAGGCATGGAGCCGTTTTAAAGGATATGGAATTTATGCAGTTTCATCCCACGGTGTTATATAGCGAAAATGGAGAAAGATTTTTGATTTCTGAAGCAGTAAGAGGTGAAGGAGGTATTTTAAGAAATTCACGTGGTGAAGTCTTTATGCCGAAGTATCACAAACTTGGGGACCTTGCTCCAAGGGATATTGTTACGAGAGCTATTCTAGAAGAAATTGAAAAAAGCGATAAACCATATGTATACCTTGATGTGACACAAATCGGAGAAAAAGAATTTTCAGAACATTTTCCATCAATATATAAAAAATGCATTGAACTTAGGATAGATATATCAAAGGATTATATACCGGTTTCACCGGCTGCCCATTATTATATGGGTGGAATTATGACAGATATAAATGGGAAAACAAGTATAAATAAATTATATGCCTGTGGTGAATGTGCCTGTACAGGGGTTCATGGGGCAAACAGGCTTGCAAGCAATTCATTATTGGAAGGGCTTGTTTTTTCAACAAGAGCGGTTAAAGATTCAAGTAAATATATAAATGAGGATTTTAAAAAAGATGTATTTAAAGAAAATGGGAAAATTGAAAAAGAAATTAATACTGAAGGCATAAAACATGAGTTAAAGCAAATGATGGAAGAAAATGCAGGTATAATAAGAAGCGAAGAAAGTCTTAAAACTATGCTGCATTGGATAATGCTGCATAAAGATATATTAAATATAAATGCAGTAAGCAGAGAAAAGAATGAAATATTATGTCTTTATAGCATAAGCAAATATTTAGTAATGGCAGCTATTTTAAGGAAAGAAAGCCGCGGAAGTCATTATAGAATTGATTATCCTGAAAAAAAAGAAGAATACAGAAAACATATTTTAATAAAAGGGGATGAGTTGTATTTTGATAGACAGATTTGTAGCAAAGAGGTTGATAGATAA
- the nadC gene encoding carboxylating nicotinate-nucleotide diphosphorylase, translating into MIDRFVAKRLIDNYLEEDITWGDITTDLLIPTGTTSKGYVYAKEGGILAGIDVFDMVFKRIDDDISIEKNYKDGDRIKKGDVIAVICGDMNSLLKAERVALNLLQRMSGIATFTKRLTEKISGTKAKITDTRKTMPGLRYFDKYAVTVGGGINHRYNLSDSILIKDNHIKAAGGITNALNILNRNISHTMKIEIEVETIEQLNEVLKFGVDIIMLDNMTIDTMRTAVKIIDGRAIVEASGNINEDNILDVAKTGVDVISMGAVTHSVKALDISFDL; encoded by the coding sequence TTGATAGACAGATTTGTAGCAAAGAGGTTGATAGATAATTATCTTGAAGAAGATATCACATGGGGAGATATTACAACAGACCTTCTTATACCAACCGGAACCACTTCGAAAGGATATGTTTATGCTAAAGAGGGTGGAATTTTAGCAGGTATCGATGTTTTTGACATGGTTTTTAAGAGGATTGATGATGATATAAGTATTGAAAAAAATTATAAAGATGGCGATAGGATTAAAAAGGGTGATGTAATTGCTGTAATATGCGGTGATATGAATTCTTTGCTTAAAGCGGAAAGGGTTGCATTAAACCTGTTACAGAGGATGTCGGGAATTGCCACATTCACAAAAAGACTTACGGAAAAAATATCAGGGACAAAAGCAAAGATCACTGATACGCGTAAGACAATGCCCGGATTAAGATATTTTGACAAATATGCGGTAACAGTTGGCGGAGGGATTAATCATAGGTATAATCTTTCCGATAGTATATTGATTAAGGATAATCATATTAAAGCAGCCGGCGGAATAACTAATGCACTGAATATTTTAAATAGAAACATATCACATACCATGAAGATAGAAATTGAAGTGGAAACAATTGAACAGCTTAATGAGGTTTTGAAATTCGGTGTGGATATAATAATGCTGGATAATATGACGATAGATACGATGAGAACAGCGGTTAAAATAATTGATGGCAGAGCGATTGTGGAGGCATCGGGAAATATAAATGAGGACAATATTTTAGATGTTGCAAAAACAGGTGTTGATGTCATTTCGATGGGTGCTGTTACACATTCGGTTAAAGCATTGGATATAAGCTTTGACCTTTAA
- a CDS encoding homocysteine synthase, translating to MMSRYKFSTLAVHAGLNPDPTTGAVALPIYQTSSFAFKSTEHAANLFSLKETGNIYSRIMNPTNNAFEERIAALEGGIGALSVSSGQAAMTLAILNITGCGDEIVSSTNLYGGTYNLFASTFKRYGIKVNFVNPENTGNFKEKITDKTKALYVETIGNPKIDVADIETIAAIAHEAGIPLIVDNTFATPYLMRPFEFGADIVIHSATKFIGGHGTSIGGVIVDSGKFKWDNGKFPELTEPDESYHGIRYVKDKGNAAYITKARVQLLRDLGSCMSPFNAFLFAQGLETLPLRMERHSQNALKVAEFLNQHPYTTWVNYPGLKTSKYYKLAQKYLPKGQGGILTFGIKGGLKAGIKFIESLRLFTHLANIGDTKSLVIHPASTTHQQLTPEEQRASGVSEDLIRLSIGIEDIDDILNDLDDALKASQK from the coding sequence ATGATGTCAAGGTATAAATTTTCAACACTGGCAGTACATGCGGGTTTAAATCCTGACCCGACAACAGGGGCAGTAGCATTGCCTATTTATCAAACATCTTCGTTTGCATTTAAAAGTACGGAACATGCAGCAAATCTATTCAGTCTTAAAGAAACAGGAAATATCTATTCACGAATAATGAATCCAACGAATAATGCCTTTGAAGAAAGGATTGCAGCCTTGGAGGGGGGAATTGGAGCTCTTTCCGTATCCTCCGGACAAGCTGCCATGACACTTGCTATATTAAATATAACAGGTTGTGGCGATGAAATAGTTTCATCTACAAACCTTTATGGCGGAACATACAATCTTTTTGCATCAACATTTAAAAGATACGGTATAAAGGTAAATTTTGTAAATCCTGAGAATACGGGAAACTTTAAGGAAAAAATAACAGATAAAACAAAAGCATTATATGTAGAAACGATAGGGAATCCCAAAATAGATGTTGCAGATATAGAAACAATTGCGGCAATTGCTCATGAAGCAGGTATTCCGCTGATTGTAGATAATACTTTTGCAACGCCGTATTTAATGAGACCGTTTGAATTTGGAGCAGATATTGTAATACATTCGGCAACTAAATTCATTGGTGGGCATGGTACATCGATAGGTGGTGTAATTGTTGATTCTGGCAAATTTAAATGGGATAACGGAAAATTCCCTGAATTGACTGAACCTGATGAAAGTTATCATGGGATAAGATATGTAAAAGACAAGGGAAACGCTGCTTATATCACAAAGGCAAGGGTACAACTTTTAAGAGACCTTGGTTCATGTATGAGTCCCTTTAACGCTTTTTTATTTGCACAGGGGCTTGAAACATTACCATTGAGAATGGAAAGGCACAGTCAAAATGCATTAAAGGTTGCAGAATTTTTAAATCAGCATCCATATACAACATGGGTTAATTATCCCGGACTTAAAACAAGCAAGTATTACAAGCTTGCTCAGAAGTATCTTCCGAAAGGGCAGGGCGGTATCCTTACTTTTGGAATAAAAGGAGGGTTAAAGGCAGGGATTAAATTTATAGAAAGCCTAAGGTTATTTACGCATTTAGCGAATATTGGCGATACAAAATCATTGGTCATACATCCTGCAAGTACAACACATCAGCAGTTAACACCTGAAGAACAAAGGGCATCCGGTGTCAGCGAAGATTTAATAAGGCTTTCAATAGGTATTGAGGATATTGATGACATATTAAATGACCTTGACGATGCTTTAAAAGCTTCACAAAAATAA